Proteins found in one Triticum aestivum cultivar Chinese Spring chromosome 4D, IWGSC CS RefSeq v2.1, whole genome shotgun sequence genomic segment:
- the LOC123095760 gene encoding inverted formin-2 — MTQIPSSLPRSTPPLTPPPSPAPPPLPSRSSPAPFTPSTPPLTAPDPPLDLRSHRAPPLPPFSLPPLEAPASHRRTRAAERQGHPRRRRSRPWPAPTPQPRGIKPGPSVRDLLIPPRPWPRPPFPDRQDVGAEAALHQPQQRYCAVAPADGKFMPVIDRKAGYSFVYPFGWQEVSVQGQDKVYKDLIEPLESVSINMTPATKEDILDLSPPDPAVREWTSRLP, encoded by the exons ATGACTCAGatcccctcctctctccctcgatccacccctcccctcacgccgccgccgtcccccgCACCGCCGCCTCTCCCTTCACGATCCAGCCCCGCTCCCTTCACGCCCTCGACGCCGCCACTGACGGCGCCCGACCCTCCCCTCGATCTCAGATCGCATCGagctccccctctccctcccttctCCCTCCCACCTCTCGAAGCTCCCGCGTCCCACCGTCGAACTCGGGCAGCCGAGCGGCAGGGGCATCCCCGGCGCCGTCGATCCCGGCCATGGCCCGCCCCCACGCCCCAGCCTCGCGGAATCAAGCCCGGCCCCTCCGTCCGCGACCTCCTTATCCCTCCACGGCCATGGCCTCGGCCTCCCTTCCCCGACCGCCAAGACGTTGGCGCGGAGGCTGCTCTCCACCAGCCCCAGCAAAGGTACTGCGCAGTCGCACCGGCGGATGGCAAGTTCATGCCGGTCATCGACAGGAAGGCCGGCTACTCCTTCGTCTACCCATTCGGATGGCAG GAGGTGTCTGTGCAAGGGCAGGACAAGGTGTACAAGGATCTGATCGAGCCGCTGGAGAGCGTCAGCATCAACATGACCCCCGCCACCAAGGAAGACATCCTCGACCTCAGCCCGCCTGACCCCGCCGTCCGCGAGTGGACCTCAAGACTGCCGTGA